The following nucleotide sequence is from Gymnodinialimonas phycosphaerae.
TTGTGGCAGATGGCATCACCGAAGATGACGAGGGCTTCGAGATCGCCGCCTCCGAGTTGGAGACAGGCACCCGCCTTGTGCAGCTCGGTGCCTTCGACACGCCAGACCTTGCCCGCACGGAATGGGAACGGTTGTCGCGCAACTTCCCTGACTTCTTCCTTGGCCGTGCACGTGTGATCGAAGAGGCCTCGTCCGGCGGAGCCACCTTCTACCGCCTGCGTGCCCATGGGTTCGGTGATCTGTCGGCGTCGCGCCGCTTCTGCGCGGGCCTTGTCGCCCAGGGTGCCGCCTGTATCCCGGTCACTGTTCGCTGAAATGACGCAATCGGCTACAATCCTCGGCTGTGAGGGGGTGGCCCTGTCGCAAGACGAGCGCGCCTTTTTCGCAGAGGCGGCGCCTTGGGGGTTCATCCTCTTCGCGCGAAACATCAAGAACGCCGCGCAAGTCTATGCTTTGACAAAGGAATTGCGTGCGGCAGTTGGTTATGACGCCCCGATCCTGATCGATCAGGAAGGGGGCCGCGTGCAGCGGTTGCGGGGCCCCATTTGGCGCGAGTGGATGGCGCCGCTGGACCAGATGGCCAAAGCCGGTCCGCGTGCCATGGCGCTGCGATATCGGCTGATCGCTCACGAATTGCGCGCCGTCGGGATCGACGTGAATTGTGCGCCTACCGCCGATATCGCGCGCGACGACACGCATCCCTTCCTGCGCAATCGCCTCTATGGCAGCGATGTGAAAAGCGTTGTCCAGACGGCCCGCGCCGTGGCCGATGGGCTGCTGGCGGGGGGCGTATTGCCTGTGGTGAAACACATCCCCGGACATGGCGCGGCGGTGGCCGATAGCCACAAGGACCTGCCACGCGTCAGCGTGGATCGCGCGACGCTTGATGCGACGGATTTTGCCGTGTTTCGCGCCGTCGCATCGCTGCCCTTGGGCATGACAGCCCATATCGTGTACAAGGCGCTTGGCGGCACATTGCCCGCGACCATGGACCCGGACGTGATCGCCCTGATCCGCGATGACATCGGCTTCCAAGGCGCCCTGATGACCGACGACCTCTCGATGGGCGCGTTGCCCGGTCCGATCGGGGCACGTGCGGCGCGGGCCAAGGCGGCGGGGTGCGATTTGATCCTCCATTGCAACGGCGAATTGCCGGAAATGCAGGACGTCGTGGCACAGTCCGGTGCGCTTGACGGGGCCGCCAAAGCGCGCACGGATGCGGCGCTTGCCCTGCGCAGATCGCCCGAGCCGCTTGACATTGACGCCATAGAGCAAGAGCTTTCCGACCGTCTGGGCGGAGAGGTCTATGTCTGAAGGCGGGCAACCAGCCAACACCGACGATTGGGATGCGGTCAGCGCCCGCCGCGAGGCGGAGGCGCTTATCATTGACGTCGATGGGTATGAGGGACCGCTGGACCTTCTGCTGACCCTGTCGCGCACCCAGAAGGTGGATCTGCGCAAGATCTCGATCCTTGCTCTGACCGAGCAATATCTTGTTTTCATTGAAAAAGCCCGCCAATTGCGAATCGAGTTGGCGGCCGATTACCTTGTGATGGCCGCGTGGTTGGCGTTTCTGAAGTCCAAGCTGCTGCTGCCGCCGGAACCCGGTGATGAGGGCCCCTCGGGCGAAGATCTCGCCGCGCATCTGGCTTTCCAGCTAGAGCGTTTGGCCGCGATGCGCGATTGTGCAGCGCGTCTGATGGCGCGGGACCGTCTGGGCCGCGACCGCTTCGTGCGGGGCCAGCCGCAAGCCATGACGACCAACCGCAAAGTGACCTACACCGCCGGATTGCTGGATCTGATGCAGGCCTACGCCCGCATCCGCACCAAGGATGAATTCCGCCCCTACGTGATGGACCGCGAGGCGGTTCTAACCATGGAAGAGGCGCTGGATCGCTTGCGCGGCATGGTTGGCTACATGGGTGAATGGGCGGATCTGATGTCCTATTTGCCTGACGGTTGGACGACGGACCCGGCAAAGCGCCGCTCGGCGGCGGCGGCGAATTTCGCGGCGGCGCTGGAACTGGCGAAAGCGGGCCGCGTGGAAATCCGCCAATCCGAGACGTTCTCACCCATCCAAATGCGCCGGAAAGACCCATGACAAAGACCCCGGATAGCGCCCCTGGGCGTGCTGAAGAAAGCCTGTTTCGCGCCCCTCCTCTGGCGGAACAGGAACGCATGGTGGAAGCGCTGCTCTTCGCCTCCGCCGAGCCGGTAAGCCTGGCCGAGATGGAGGCGCGCATGCCCCACGGTTCGGACCCGGCCGAGGCGCTGCATCTGTTGCGCAAGCGGTATGAGGGGCGCGGGGTACAGGTCACCAAGGTGGGGGACGCCTGGGCGTTTCGTACGGCGGCTGACCTGGGCTTTCTTATGGCGCGCGAGCAGGTGGAAAGCCGGAAGCTGAGCCGCGCCGCGATCGAGACGTTGGCCATCGTGGCCTACCACCAGCCAGTCACCCGCGCAGAAATCGAGGAAATCCGAGGGGTTAGCGTCAGCCGAGGTACCGTGGACCAGCTGATCGAGCTGGACTGGATCAAGTTCGGCCGCCGCCGCATGACGCCCGGACGCCCCGTGACCTATGTTGTTACACAGGTGTTTCTGGATCACTTCGGCCTGGAATCCGCACGCGATCTGCCCGGCCTCAAGGAGTTGCGCGACGCGGGCCTTTTGGAATCGCGCCCGCCCGAGACGGAAGAGGCCCCGGACACCCGCGACGAGAACACCGGCGATATGTTCGACGATGATGCCGATGCCGCCCTGGACGATGACGATCCGCTTTTTGAAGACGACGCCTGAATTCCGCCCAAGTCATTCCTTAACGGCATTAACACAGGCAGAAAGAGGTTCCTTTCCATGGACAGAATTCTCAACATGATCTTGCGCCGTGCCATCGGGCGCGTGGTGAACAAGGGCGTCGATGCGGGCATCGACATGGCGACGCGCGGGCGTAACGGCGCGGCTCCGAACCAGCAGCAGCGCGGACAGGCAAAGGGCGCGGTGCGTCAAGCGCGCGGCGCGATGCGGATGTTTCGGCGCATCGGGCGGATGTAGCCCGTCGACTAGCGGCAGGTTTTCCCCGTAAGGAATTCCGCTGTCGCCTTGGGGGGCGGGGCGACCTAACTTCATCACATCCCCGTGATTGATTTAGGATTTTATGCAATGCCCCTTCTGACCTTTTCCCGCCTTGCCACCGCTTTAACCCTGACCCTGACCCCCCTCGCGGCGCTTGCCGACGGGCCGTGGCAGGGCAATTGGGATACCTCCTACAGTGACCTGAATTTGCTTCAGGACGGCAACCTTGTGTTTGGCGAATACGTCGATCGCGGCTGGATCATCGGCTACACTGATCCCAGCGGCACGATCCTGCGCGGCGCTTGGGTGCATGAAAACAGTGACCGCTGGGGCGCGTTGGAATTCCGCCTGACCGCCCCCGGCGTCTTCGACGGGTCCTGGGTTGAGGACCAGACCACCTTCGCGTTTGAGGACGGCACCAATTGGGACGGCACGCGGGCCAGAATCTCGCCTGGCTATTTCCCCGAGGGGCTGGATGCC
It contains:
- a CDS encoding glycoside hydrolase family 3 N-terminal domain-containing protein, whose amino-acid sequence is MTQSATILGCEGVALSQDERAFFAEAAPWGFILFARNIKNAAQVYALTKELRAAVGYDAPILIDQEGGRVQRLRGPIWREWMAPLDQMAKAGPRAMALRYRLIAHELRAVGIDVNCAPTADIARDDTHPFLRNRLYGSDVKSVVQTARAVADGLLAGGVLPVVKHIPGHGAAVADSHKDLPRVSVDRATLDATDFAVFRAVASLPLGMTAHIVYKALGGTLPATMDPDVIALIRDDIGFQGALMTDDLSMGALPGPIGARAARAKAAGCDLILHCNGELPEMQDVVAQSGALDGAAKARTDAALALRRSPEPLDIDAIEQELSDRLGGEVYV
- a CDS encoding segregation and condensation protein A gives rise to the protein MSEGGQPANTDDWDAVSARREAEALIIDVDGYEGPLDLLLTLSRTQKVDLRKISILALTEQYLVFIEKARQLRIELAADYLVMAAWLAFLKSKLLLPPEPGDEGPSGEDLAAHLAFQLERLAAMRDCAARLMARDRLGRDRFVRGQPQAMTTNRKVTYTAGLLDLMQAYARIRTKDEFRPYVMDREAVLTMEEALDRLRGMVGYMGEWADLMSYLPDGWTTDPAKRRSAAAANFAAALELAKAGRVEIRQSETFSPIQMRRKDP
- the scpB gene encoding SMC-Scp complex subunit ScpB, with translation MTKTPDSAPGRAEESLFRAPPLAEQERMVEALLFASAEPVSLAEMEARMPHGSDPAEALHLLRKRYEGRGVQVTKVGDAWAFRTAADLGFLMAREQVESRKLSRAAIETLAIVAYHQPVTRAEIEEIRGVSVSRGTVDQLIELDWIKFGRRRMTPGRPVTYVVTQVFLDHFGLESARDLPGLKELRDAGLLESRPPETEEAPDTRDENTGDMFDDDADAALDDDDPLFEDDA